A single region of the Bacteroidota bacterium genome encodes:
- a CDS encoding M3 family metallopeptidase, translating to MKASIIMDKKNPLIHPPKLKYNTVPFDLIQPGHFDPAFEYAIDKAKKEITSISINPADPSFENIILALECKGPLLDRITKIFRFLISNESTHELKDIANQINPKLAEFGHSILTNKTLLKKVTAVYDNRINLDLNDEQIRLVEDRYEWYIKNGANLSNDKQEELKSIKMELSQLGDLFSKNLLDSTNAYELHITDESELIGIPETSKTLMAKTAIDKGKSGGWLILLQQPFTAPILTYSSNRQLREKIFKKLTSRSFNDKFDNQDLILKKAKLSHRMANLLGHKTYADFKLQDRMAENVDNVKSFLDEFYNISKPKADEDMEMLRDFSEEFDGLRDLYGWDTPYYTDKLKSNTFGFKSEELKPYFEMENVVKGVFELGSKLYDISIERVYDVPLPHSDIRSYVVFDNNRGYLGQLWLDLFPRETKKAGGWMNTLQSQGLIDGEMKRPVVCIATNLPPATENHPSLLNLRGVEILFHEFGHALHRLLSQCTYTSLSGTNVYWDFVELPSQIMENFVLESEVLDLYAYHYKTGGRIPQDLVDKVLKSKTFFAGKKSINALTWELLDLAWYASNPENVNDVYQYESDSIGHTLMVPRTESASLSCKFSHIFSGGYAAGYYSYRWAEVLDADAFELFKEKGIFNKEVAQSFRDNILSKGNTAHPMELYIKFRGRKPDPEALMRRNGLC from the coding sequence CTGATTCAACCAGGACACTTTGATCCTGCATTTGAATATGCAATTGATAAGGCAAAAAAAGAGATAACTTCCATATCAATAAATCCAGCGGATCCATCCTTTGAAAACATTATTTTGGCTCTAGAATGTAAAGGTCCTTTACTTGACAGAATCACAAAGATTTTTCGATTTTTAATTAGCAATGAGTCAACTCATGAATTAAAGGATATTGCAAATCAGATCAATCCAAAGCTAGCCGAATTCGGACATAGTATCCTGACAAACAAAACTCTTTTAAAAAAAGTAACAGCAGTTTATGATAATCGAATTAACCTTGACCTAAATGATGAACAGATTAGATTGGTTGAAGATAGATATGAGTGGTACATCAAGAATGGAGCCAATCTTAGTAATGACAAACAAGAAGAACTGAAATCCATAAAAATGGAGTTATCACAACTAGGGGATCTATTTTCAAAGAATCTACTGGACTCTACAAATGCCTATGAGTTACATATTACGGATGAATCAGAATTAATCGGTATTCCTGAAACATCAAAAACGCTTATGGCAAAGACCGCTATTGATAAGGGAAAGAGCGGTGGCTGGCTGATTCTACTTCAACAGCCTTTTACAGCGCCGATTTTAACCTACTCTTCAAATAGGCAACTCAGAGAAAAAATATTTAAAAAACTAACAAGCAGATCATTCAATGATAAGTTTGATAATCAAGATTTGATTCTAAAGAAAGCAAAACTATCACATAGGATGGCAAATCTACTCGGACATAAAACCTACGCTGATTTTAAACTCCAGGATAGAATGGCAGAAAACGTTGACAATGTAAAAAGTTTTCTTGATGAATTTTATAATATCAGTAAACCAAAGGCTGATGAGGATATGGAGATGTTAAGGGATTTTTCTGAAGAATTTGATGGTCTTCGAGATCTATACGGATGGGATACTCCATATTATACTGATAAACTCAAGAGCAATACTTTTGGATTCAAATCTGAAGAATTAAAACCATATTTTGAAATGGAGAATGTTGTTAAAGGGGTGTTTGAACTTGGTTCAAAGCTATATGACATATCCATTGAAAGAGTTTACGACGTCCCATTGCCACATTCAGATATTCGGTCCTATGTAGTTTTTGACAATAACCGTGGATATCTTGGACAATTATGGCTTGATTTATTCCCTCGAGAAACAAAAAAAGCAGGTGGTTGGATGAATACATTACAGTCACAAGGGTTAATAGATGGTGAGATGAAAAGACCTGTTGTCTGTATTGCCACTAATTTACCACCAGCTACAGAAAATCATCCTTCCTTGTTGAATTTGAGAGGAGTTGAGATCCTGTTCCATGAATTTGGACATGCCCTCCATCGGTTGCTATCACAATGTACTTATACATCTTTATCAGGAACAAATGTATATTGGGATTTTGTTGAACTTCCCTCACAAATAATGGAAAACTTTGTTTTAGAATCTGAAGTATTGGATCTATATGCTTACCATTATAAAACAGGTGGAAGGATACCTCAAGATTTAGTTGATAAGGTGCTGAAGTCTAAAACTTTTTTTGCTGGAAAGAAATCCATAAACGCCTTAACATGGGAGTTACTTGATCTTGCATGGTATGCTTCAAATCCCGAAAACGTTAATGATGTATATCAGTATGAAAGTGACTCTATTGGTCATACTCTCATGGTCCCAAGAACGGAATCAGCGAGTTTGTCATGTAAATTCTCGCATATATTTTCAGGAGGCTACGCTGCTGGTTATTATAGTTACCGATGGGCAGAAGTCCTTGATGCAGACGCATTCGAGTTATTCAAAGAAAAGGGCATTTTCAATAAAGAAGTTGCTCAATCTTTCAGAGACAATATTCTGTCGAAAGGCAATACCGCCCATCCGATGGAATTATATATAAAGTTTAGAGGTCGTAAACCTGATCCTGAAGCTCTAATGCGAAGAAATGGATTATGTTAA